One Micromonospora eburnea genomic region harbors:
- a CDS encoding ABC transporter substrate-binding protein has protein sequence MQASRRKAAVALAAAAALAVGASGCAKSERDGDSGGAKTGGTFVFAGAGNPKNFDPIFNDDGETFRPVRQMYETLISHKPGTADLQGDLAESWEHDPEGKVWTFHLRKGVKFHDGTAFNGAAVCFNFDRWYNMKGAAAQAQMIYYMDVFGGFAKNEAEGAADPLYNKCEAPDENTAVITLNHYKGAFPGAFALTSLSIASPEALKKYDADTVKQNGDSFEYSAFANEHPVGTGPFTFGGWDKARNEITLNRNPDYWGEKAKLDKVIIKVIEDENTRKQELKAGTVQGIDFPAPADRKALEADGFNVINRPAFNILYLGINQKNPKLKDLRVRQAIAYALNRQQLVQTKGPGGTKVADEFMPDTVLGYAPDVQKYEYNPDKAKQLLKEAGAEGMTLNFYYPTDVTRPYMPNPQEIFTVLANDLQAVGFKVNGVARPWNGGYKDDVQQFGKHDLHILGWTGDYNDPGNFVGTFFGRAKTEFGDAAMTDMFEAITKADGTVDEAGKKAAWEQVNRDIAAKWLPAVPVWHAPPAIVVTKDVKGLVASPLTDERFDTVSVG, from the coding sequence ATGCAGGCGAGCAGGCGTAAAGCAGCCGTGGCCCTCGCGGCCGCAGCCGCTCTGGCGGTCGGTGCGTCCGGCTGCGCCAAGAGCGAGCGTGACGGGGACAGCGGTGGGGCCAAGACTGGCGGCACCTTCGTCTTCGCGGGTGCCGGTAACCCGAAGAACTTCGACCCGATCTTCAACGACGACGGCGAGACGTTCCGGCCGGTCCGGCAGATGTACGAGACCCTGATCTCGCACAAGCCCGGCACGGCGGACCTGCAGGGGGACCTGGCGGAGAGCTGGGAGCACGACCCCGAGGGCAAGGTCTGGACCTTCCACCTCCGCAAGGGCGTGAAGTTCCACGACGGCACCGCCTTCAACGGCGCCGCGGTCTGCTTCAACTTCGACCGCTGGTACAACATGAAGGGCGCCGCGGCCCAGGCGCAGATGATCTACTACATGGACGTCTTCGGCGGCTTCGCGAAGAACGAGGCCGAGGGCGCCGCCGACCCGCTCTACAACAAGTGCGAGGCCCCGGACGAGAACACCGCGGTCATCACCCTCAACCACTACAAGGGTGCCTTCCCCGGCGCCTTCGCGCTCACCTCGCTCTCGATCGCCAGCCCCGAGGCGCTGAAGAAGTACGACGCCGACACGGTCAAGCAGAACGGCGACTCCTTCGAGTACAGCGCCTTCGCCAACGAGCACCCGGTCGGCACCGGCCCGTTCACCTTCGGCGGCTGGGACAAGGCGAGGAACGAGATCACCCTGAACCGGAACCCCGACTACTGGGGCGAGAAGGCCAAGCTCGACAAGGTGATCATCAAGGTCATCGAGGACGAGAACACCCGCAAGCAGGAGCTGAAGGCGGGCACCGTCCAGGGCATCGACTTCCCGGCCCCGGCGGACCGGAAGGCGCTGGAGGCTGACGGCTTCAACGTCATCAACCGCCCGGCGTTCAACATCCTCTACCTCGGCATCAACCAGAAGAACCCGAAGCTGAAGGACCTGCGGGTGCGGCAGGCCATCGCCTACGCCCTCAACCGTCAGCAGCTCGTCCAGACCAAGGGCCCGGGTGGCACCAAGGTCGCCGACGAGTTCATGCCGGACACCGTGCTCGGCTACGCCCCGGACGTGCAGAAGTACGAGTACAACCCGGACAAGGCCAAGCAGCTGCTCAAGGAGGCCGGGGCCGAGGGGATGACCCTCAACTTCTACTACCCGACCGACGTCACCCGGCCGTACATGCCGAACCCGCAGGAGATCTTCACCGTCCTCGCCAACGACCTGCAGGCCGTCGGCTTCAAGGTCAACGGTGTGGCCCGCCCGTGGAACGGTGGCTACAAGGACGACGTGCAGCAGTTCGGCAAGCACGACCTGCACATCCTCGGCTGGACCGGTGACTACAACGACCCGGGCAACTTCGTGGGCACGTTCTTCGGTCGGGCCAAGACCGAGTTCGGTGACGCGGCGATGACCGACATGTTCGAGGCCATCACCAAGGCCGACGGCACGGTCGACGAGGCCGGCAAGAAGGCCGCCTGGGAGCAGGTCAACCGCGACATCGCCGCCAAGTGGCTGCCGGCCGTGCCGGTCTGGCACGCCCCGCCGGCCATCGTGGTCACCAAGGACGTCAAGGGCCTGGTGGCCAGCCCGCTGACCGACGAGCGGTTCGACACGGTCAGCGTCGGCTGA
- a CDS encoding YbaB/EbfC family nucleoid-associated protein produces MQQMLKQAQKMQQQIAKAQAELAEAELTGTAGGGLVTATVAGTGELKAIKIDPKAVDPEDVETLEDLVVAAVHNAAEAARELTEKKMGPVAGGMGGLGLPGF; encoded by the coding sequence ATGCAGCAGATGCTGAAGCAGGCGCAGAAGATGCAGCAGCAGATCGCCAAGGCTCAGGCCGAGCTGGCCGAGGCGGAGCTGACCGGCACCGCGGGCGGTGGCCTGGTCACCGCCACCGTCGCCGGCACCGGTGAGCTGAAGGCGATCAAGATCGACCCGAAGGCGGTCGACCCGGAGGACGTGGAGACCCTGGAGGACCTGGTCGTCGCGGCCGTGCACAACGCCGCCGAGGCGGCCCGGGAGCTGACCGAGAAGAAGATGGGCCCTGTCGCGGGCGGGATGGGCGGCCTCGGCCTGCCCGGGTTCTGA
- a CDS encoding DNA polymerase III subunit gamma and tau — translation MALALYRKYRPRTFAEVIGQEHVTEPLSQALRSGRLNHAYLFSGPRGCGKTSSARILARSLNCEQGPTPEPCGQCESCRSLANDGTGSIDVIEIDAASHGGVDDARDLREKAFFAPARSRFKIYIIDEAHMVSSAGFNALLKLVEEPPEFVKFIFATTEPEKVLGTIKSRTHHYPFRLFPPKVLRPYLEQLCEAEGVQVDPAVFPLVVRAGGGSMRDSLSVLDQLIAGAGPEGVSYARAAALLGVTDSALIDEMCDALAAGDGAAAYATVDRVAEAGHDTRRFASDLLERLRDLIIMQQVPDAAAKGLIDGPSDQIERMAAQAERLGPATLSRCADIVHNGLVEMRGTTAPRLLLELICARMLLPGVDDSTGGLLQRLERMERRLTVGGAELPPAAAGSAPVAPAPEVRPGSPAPAAAAAAPHPETAGTPAAAGAPTGVAAARAAAAAAGARPAPATSGPAAGIQAAPAAPVPADAPPASPVSDAPGRRPVPPSAVMPDAATPEPPRPGSAPAGALDAVAVRRVWPEVVGKVNRSNKRIAALMRDAVVRDLDGDTLVLTVKSTVLAKMMADHAAVLTDALYEELGGRWQIRCEVAGERGAATLGGPARSASPPRPAATAPATSSAGESAGPGGGGGASARSVAPGHTRTDVAGSSNGSARTGGPSARAAGGGGADAQTEDEEWPEPARPGGSAGGGGDWPEPARPGGAATGSADWPEPARPGGATATVTAAPAVPAPAGPTAPSSTAGSTATARPAAGGTGGAPVSSAIAAARAAAAAATAGGPGKGPRAAQARQTADAEWAGEPPYDPDYDGPVPAGAGKATPVYEGFDPGDEPLDDVIDERTARQSSEEQAVRLLREAFGAEKIDEVDAR, via the coding sequence GTGGCACTGGCCCTTTACCGCAAGTACCGGCCCCGTACGTTCGCTGAGGTCATCGGCCAGGAGCACGTCACCGAGCCGCTGTCGCAGGCGCTGCGCAGCGGGCGGCTGAACCACGCCTACCTCTTCTCCGGCCCCCGGGGCTGCGGCAAGACCTCCAGCGCCCGGATCCTGGCCCGCTCGCTCAACTGCGAGCAGGGGCCCACCCCGGAGCCCTGCGGGCAGTGTGAGTCCTGTCGCTCGCTGGCCAACGACGGCACCGGCTCGATCGACGTCATCGAGATCGACGCGGCCAGCCACGGCGGCGTCGACGACGCCCGGGATCTGCGCGAGAAGGCGTTCTTCGCGCCGGCCCGCAGCCGCTTCAAGATCTATATCATCGACGAGGCGCACATGGTCTCGTCGGCCGGCTTCAACGCCCTGCTCAAGCTGGTCGAGGAGCCCCCGGAGTTCGTCAAGTTCATCTTCGCCACCACCGAGCCGGAGAAGGTCCTCGGCACGATCAAGTCGCGGACCCACCACTACCCGTTCCGGCTGTTCCCGCCGAAGGTGCTCCGGCCGTACCTTGAGCAGCTCTGCGAGGCCGAGGGGGTTCAGGTCGACCCGGCGGTCTTCCCCCTGGTGGTGCGCGCCGGTGGGGGCAGCATGCGGGACAGCCTCTCCGTGCTCGACCAGCTCATCGCGGGCGCCGGCCCGGAGGGGGTCAGCTACGCCCGGGCCGCCGCGCTGCTCGGCGTCACCGACTCCGCGTTGATCGACGAGATGTGCGACGCGCTCGCCGCCGGCGACGGCGCGGCCGCGTACGCCACCGTCGACCGGGTCGCCGAGGCCGGCCACGACACGCGCCGGTTCGCCTCGGACCTGCTGGAGCGGCTGCGCGACCTGATCATCATGCAGCAGGTGCCGGACGCCGCCGCCAAGGGCCTGATCGACGGTCCCTCGGATCAGATCGAGCGGATGGCCGCCCAGGCCGAGCGGCTCGGCCCGGCCACCCTGTCCCGGTGCGCCGACATCGTGCACAACGGCCTGGTCGAGATGCGTGGCACCACCGCGCCCCGGCTGCTGCTGGAGCTGATCTGCGCCCGGATGCTGCTGCCCGGCGTGGACGATTCGACCGGCGGCCTCCTTCAGCGCCTGGAACGGATGGAACGCCGGCTCACCGTGGGTGGTGCCGAGCTGCCGCCGGCCGCCGCCGGCTCCGCGCCGGTCGCCCCCGCCCCCGAGGTACGCCCAGGGTCTCCCGCCCCGGCCGCGGCTGCCGCCGCGCCCCACCCGGAGACCGCCGGCACGCCGGCGGCTGCCGGTGCCCCGACCGGCGTGGCCGCCGCGCGAGCCGCTGCCGCGGCCGCCGGTGCCCGTCCGGCCCCGGCCACCTCGGGGCCGGCCGCCGGTATCCAGGCCGCGCCGGCTGCTCCGGTGCCAGCCGACGCGCCCCCCGCCAGCCCGGTGTCCGATGCCCCTGGCCGCCGTCCTGTGCCGCCGTCGGCGGTGATGCCCGATGCGGCCACCCCGGAGCCGCCACGTCCTGGCTCGGCCCCGGCGGGCGCGTTGGACGCCGTCGCCGTACGCCGGGTCTGGCCCGAGGTGGTCGGCAAGGTCAACCGCAGCAACAAGCGGATCGCCGCGCTGATGCGCGACGCGGTGGTCCGTGACCTGGACGGCGACACGCTGGTGCTGACCGTGAAGTCGACGGTGCTGGCCAAGATGATGGCCGACCACGCCGCGGTGCTGACCGACGCGCTCTACGAGGAGCTGGGCGGCCGCTGGCAGATCCGGTGCGAGGTGGCCGGCGAGCGGGGTGCCGCGACGCTCGGTGGCCCGGCCCGCTCCGCCAGCCCGCCCCGGCCGGCCGCCACCGCGCCCGCTACCAGCTCGGCCGGTGAGTCGGCGGGTCCGGGCGGCGGGGGTGGCGCCTCGGCCCGTTCCGTCGCGCCCGGTCACACCCGGACGGACGTGGCCGGCTCCTCGAACGGTTCGGCGCGTACGGGTGGCCCTTCCGCTCGGGCGGCCGGAGGCGGTGGGGCCGACGCCCAGACCGAGGACGAGGAGTGGCCCGAACCGGCCCGACCGGGTGGCAGTGCCGGTGGCGGTGGGGACTGGCCGGAGCCGGCCCGCCCCGGCGGTGCCGCGACCGGCTCGGCGGACTGGCCGGAGCCGGCCCGGCCGGGCGGTGCCACGGCGACCGTGACGGCGGCTCCTGCCGTACCCGCTCCGGCTGGCCCCACCGCGCCGAGCTCGACCGCGGGGTCGACGGCGACCGCGCGGCCGGCGGCGGGCGGGACCGGCGGCGCGCCGGTGAGCAGCGCGATCGCGGCGGCCCGGGCGGCTGCGGCGGCCGCCACGGCCGGTGGGCCCGGCAAGGGGCCGCGCGCAGCCCAGGCGCGGCAGACCGCGGACGCCGAGTGGGCCGGTGAGCCGCCCTACGATCCGGACTACGACGGGCCGGTCCCGGCCGGCGCCGGGAAGGCGACTCCCGTCTACGAGGGCTTCGACCCGGGCGACGAGCCGCTGGACGACGTGATTGACGAGCGGACCGCCCGGCAGTCCAGCGAGGAGCAGGCGGTGCGGCTGCTCCGGGAGGCGTTCGGGGCGGAGAAGATCGATGAGGTGGACGCGCGCTGA
- the recR gene encoding recombination mediator RecR: MYEGAIQDLIDELGRLPGVGPKSAQRIAFHVLSADPADVNRLAGALRKVKELVRFCTSCFNVAESEQCRICRDPRRTDEVLCVVEEPKDVVAIERTGEFRGRYHVLGGAINPLEGIGPDNLRIRELMTRLGGGAVRELILATDPNTEGEATATYLALLVKPMGIAVTRLASGLPVGGDLEYADEITLGRAFEGRRAI; this comes from the coding sequence ATGTACGAGGGTGCCATCCAGGATCTGATCGACGAGCTGGGCCGGCTGCCCGGCGTGGGCCCGAAGAGCGCCCAGCGGATCGCCTTCCACGTCCTGTCGGCGGATCCGGCCGACGTGAACCGGCTGGCCGGCGCGCTGCGCAAGGTCAAGGAGCTGGTGCGCTTCTGCACCAGTTGCTTCAACGTGGCCGAGTCGGAGCAGTGCCGGATCTGCCGCGACCCGCGGCGTACGGACGAGGTGCTCTGCGTGGTCGAGGAGCCGAAGGATGTGGTGGCGATCGAGCGGACCGGTGAGTTCCGCGGCCGCTACCACGTGCTCGGCGGCGCGATCAACCCGCTGGAGGGGATCGGGCCGGACAATCTGCGGATCCGGGAGCTGATGACCCGGCTGGGCGGTGGCGCGGTCCGCGAGCTGATCCTCGCCACCGACCCGAACACCGAGGGCGAGGCGACCGCGACCTACCTGGCCCTGCTGGTCAAGCCGATGGGGATCGCGGTGACCCGGCTGGCCAGCGGACTGCCGGTCGGCGGCGACCTCGAGTACGCCGACGAGATCACCCTGGGTCGGGCGTTCGAGGGCCGCCGGGCGATCTGA